From Pelomicrobium methylotrophicum, one genomic window encodes:
- a CDS encoding low molecular weight protein-tyrosine-phosphatase — MNNSKLKILFVCMGNICRSPMAAAVMRRRLSEVEADDRTYVDSAGTHGDYHAGEPPDPRARLACAARGYSLDGMRARRIRAQDFAEFDLILAMDRSNLAHLRRLCPEDHLHKLQLLLDYSRRWPGKDVPDPYNGGPERFERVLDMIEEATEGLLAAVQRGEQESPLP, encoded by the coding sequence ATGAACAATAGCAAATTGAAAATTCTATTCGTCTGCATGGGCAATATCTGCCGCTCTCCCATGGCAGCGGCGGTCATGCGCCGGCGTCTGTCCGAAGTGGAGGCGGACGACCGCACCTATGTCGATTCAGCGGGAACCCATGGCGACTACCATGCAGGGGAGCCTCCGGATCCTCGCGCGCGCCTCGCCTGCGCCGCGCGGGGCTATTCGCTGGACGGGATGAGGGCGCGACGGATTCGGGCCCAGGACTTCGCCGAGTTCGACCTGATTCTGGCAATGGATCGCAGCAACTTGGCCCACCTGCGGCGACTCTGCCCGGAGGACCACCTGCACAAGCTGCAGCTGCTGCTCGACTACAGCAGGCGCTGGCCGGGCAAGGACGTGCCGGACCCGTACAACGGCGGGCCCGAGCGCTTCGAGCGCGTGCTGGATATGATTGAAGAAGCCACCGAAGGCCTGCTCGCCGCTGTTCAGCGCGGCGAGCAGGAAAGCCCCCTGCCGTAA
- the uvrB gene encoding excinuclease ABC subunit UvrB → MAHSATPVVERPGPHVETFPGSPFRLHQPFLPAGDQPEAIARLVEGVRAGLACQTLLGVTGSGKTYTMANVIARLGRPAFILAPNKTLAAQLYAEMREFFPENAVEYFVSYYDYYQPEAYVPSRDLYIEKDSSINEHIEQMRLSATKSLLERDDCIIVATVSAIYGIGDPVDYHGMILHLRERERISQRDIIKRLTEMQYQRNELDFRRGTFRVRGDVIDIFPAEHSETALRVSLFDDEVEELALFDPLTGRVLHKVGRFTVYPSSHYVTPRSTTLKAIEAIKQELAERIEYFQRAGRLLEAQRIEQRTRFDLEMLNELGFCKGIENYSRHLSGRAPGEPPPTLIDYLPTNAIMFIDESHVTIPQLGGMYRGDRSRKENLVEYGFRLPSALDNRPLRFDEFERVMRQTIFVSATPAEYERKRSAQIVEQVVRPTGLVDPVVEVRPASTQVDDLMSEINVRVGRNERVLVTTLTKRMAEDLTEYFSEHGIKVRYLHSDIDTVERVEIIRDLRLGKFDVLVGINLLREGLDIPEVSLVAILDADKEGFLRSERSLIQTIGRAARHVNGTAIMYADTVTDSMRRAIEETERRRRKQIAFNEQHGIVPRSVSKRIKDLIDGIYEPENARSGLKAAQVRAGYQVLSEAQYAKEIKRIEKEMLDAAKNLEFERAAELRDLLHTLKSRLFVGFAEPHAPVRSREG, encoded by the coding sequence ATGGCACATTCCGCCACGCCTGTCGTCGAGCGCCCGGGACCGCACGTTGAAACCTTTCCCGGAAGCCCGTTCCGGCTCCACCAGCCGTTCCTCCCGGCAGGCGACCAGCCGGAGGCCATCGCGCGGCTGGTGGAAGGGGTACGCGCCGGGCTCGCGTGTCAGACCCTGCTGGGCGTCACGGGTTCGGGCAAAACGTACACCATGGCCAACGTCATCGCCCGCCTGGGCCGGCCGGCGTTCATTCTTGCGCCCAACAAGACGCTGGCCGCCCAGCTCTACGCGGAGATGCGCGAGTTTTTCCCGGAAAACGCGGTTGAGTATTTCGTTTCCTACTACGACTATTACCAGCCAGAGGCCTATGTTCCGTCCCGGGATCTCTACATCGAGAAAGACTCCAGCATCAACGAGCATATCGAGCAGATGCGGTTGTCGGCTACAAAATCTCTGCTGGAGCGCGACGACTGCATCATCGTGGCGACCGTCTCCGCCATCTACGGCATTGGAGACCCGGTTGACTATCACGGCATGATCCTGCACCTGCGGGAGCGGGAACGCATCTCCCAGCGGGATATCATCAAACGCTTGACGGAAATGCAATACCAGCGTAACGAGTTGGATTTCCGGCGGGGCACGTTCCGCGTGCGCGGCGATGTGATCGACATCTTCCCCGCGGAGCACTCAGAGACGGCGCTGCGGGTGAGCCTGTTCGATGACGAAGTGGAGGAGCTTGCCCTGTTCGATCCGCTCACGGGCCGGGTGTTGCACAAGGTGGGGCGATTCACCGTATATCCTTCGAGCCACTACGTCACGCCGCGCAGCACGACGCTCAAAGCCATCGAGGCGATCAAGCAAGAGCTCGCCGAGCGGATCGAATACTTCCAACGGGCCGGTCGACTGCTGGAGGCGCAGCGCATCGAGCAACGCACCCGCTTCGACTTGGAGATGCTGAACGAGCTAGGCTTCTGCAAGGGCATCGAGAACTATTCCCGGCATCTTTCCGGGCGCGCGCCGGGGGAGCCGCCGCCGACGTTGATCGATTATCTGCCGACCAACGCCATCATGTTCATAGACGAGAGCCATGTGACCATTCCGCAGCTCGGGGGCATGTACCGGGGCGACCGCTCGCGCAAGGAGAACCTGGTCGAATACGGCTTCCGGCTTCCCAGCGCGCTCGACAACCGGCCGCTGCGGTTCGACGAGTTCGAGCGGGTCATGCGCCAGACCATCTTCGTCTCCGCCACGCCTGCCGAGTACGAGCGCAAGCGCTCGGCCCAGATCGTGGAACAAGTGGTGCGGCCCACCGGTCTGGTGGACCCGGTGGTGGAGGTCAGGCCTGCCTCTACCCAGGTGGACGATCTCATGTCGGAGATCAATGTCCGCGTCGGGCGCAACGAGCGGGTGCTGGTCACCACTCTTACGAAACGCATGGCGGAGGACCTGACGGAATATTTCTCCGAGCATGGGATCAAAGTGCGCTATCTGCACTCCGACATCGATACGGTGGAGCGGGTGGAGATCATCCGCGACCTGCGACTCGGCAAATTCGACGTGCTGGTCGGGATCAACCTTCTGCGCGAGGGGCTCGACATCCCCGAAGTGTCACTGGTGGCGATCCTCGACGCGGACAAGGAAGGCTTCCTGCGCTCCGAGCGCTCTCTCATCCAGACGATCGGCCGGGCGGCGCGCCACGTGAACGGAACCGCCATCATGTACGCAGACACCGTCACCGATTCCATGCGGCGGGCCATCGAGGAGACCGAGCGCCGGCGGCGCAAGCAGATCGCCTTCAACGAGCAGCACGGGATCGTCCCGCGCAGCGTATCCAAGCGGATCAAGGACTTGATCGACGGCATCTACGAGCCGGAGAATGCCAGGTCCGGCCTCAAGGCCGCTCAGGTCCGGGCGGGTTACCAGGTTCTGTCAGAGGCCCAGTACGCCAAAGAGATCAAACGGATCGAGAAGGAAATGCTGGACGCGGCGAAGAACCTGGAGTTCGAGCGGGCGGCCGAGTTGCGGGATCTGTTGCACACGCTGAAGAGCCGTCTATTCGTCGGGTTCGCCGAGCCGCACGCTCCTGTTCGTTCTCGGGAGGGATAG
- a CDS encoding aromatic amino acid transaminase has protein sequence MTDSLFAGVQMAPRDPILGLNELFNADKNPAKVNLGVGVYYDDTGKVPLLECVRLAERQVLEQASPRNYLPIDGLPAYDRMAQTLVFGADNSAANEGRVVTLQTLGGTGALKVGADFLRRIVPGAQVWISNPSWENHRALFESAGFTVNTYPYYDPSTHGVDFPGMMKALNEMPAHSIVVLHACCHNPTGVDLTTQQWDEVIAAVRKRALIPFLDIAYQGFGEGLDADALAVRRFAGSEGPLFVSSSFSKSFSLYGERVGALSVVTASSDEAARVLSQLKRVVRTNYSNPPTHGGRIVTSVLTSPDLRALWEQELGQMRERIRTMRNQLVEKIHARVPGTDLSFVARQRGMFSYSGLSKEAVRRLREEFSVYAVDTGRICVAALNSRNIDYVADAIAQVIR, from the coding sequence ATGACCGATTCCTTGTTTGCCGGCGTCCAGATGGCGCCCCGCGACCCCATCCTGGGTCTCAACGAGCTCTTCAACGCTGACAAGAACCCGGCGAAGGTCAACCTGGGGGTCGGCGTCTACTACGACGATACGGGCAAAGTGCCATTGCTCGAGTGCGTGCGCCTAGCCGAGCGTCAGGTGCTGGAGCAGGCCTCGCCCCGCAACTACCTCCCCATCGACGGCTTGCCCGCCTATGACCGCATGGCCCAGACCCTCGTTTTCGGCGCCGACAACAGCGCCGCCAACGAGGGCCGGGTGGTGACTCTGCAGACGCTGGGGGGCACCGGAGCGTTGAAAGTCGGCGCTGATTTTTTGCGCCGGATCGTGCCCGGCGCCCAGGTGTGGATCAGCAACCCCAGTTGGGAAAATCATCGCGCCTTGTTCGAAAGCGCTGGATTCACGGTCAACACCTATCCGTACTACGACCCCTCGACGCACGGCGTAGACTTCCCCGGCATGATGAAGGCGCTCAATGAAATGCCCGCCCACTCCATCGTGGTGCTCCACGCATGCTGCCACAACCCCACCGGCGTGGACCTGACCACCCAGCAGTGGGACGAGGTCATCGCCGCCGTCCGGAAGCGTGCGCTGATTCCTTTCCTGGACATCGCCTACCAAGGGTTCGGTGAGGGTCTCGACGCGGACGCCCTGGCCGTGCGGCGCTTCGCCGGGAGCGAAGGCCCCCTGTTCGTCTCCAGCTCCTTCTCCAAGTCCTTCTCGCTCTACGGCGAGCGGGTCGGCGCCTTGAGCGTGGTGACTGCCAGCAGCGATGAAGCGGCGCGGGTCCTGAGCCAGCTGAAACGAGTGGTGCGCACCAACTACTCAAACCCGCCCACCCACGGCGGAAGGATCGTCACCAGCGTGCTCACGTCGCCCGATCTTCGCGCGCTGTGGGAACAGGAGCTCGGCCAGATGCGGGAGCGCATCCGCACCATGCGGAATCAGCTGGTGGAGAAAATCCACGCCCGGGTTCCCGGGACGGACCTCAGCTTCGTCGCGCGCCAGCGCGGCATGTTCTCCTATTCGGGACTTTCCAAGGAAGCGGTGCGGCGGCTGCGCGAGGAGTTTTCGGTGTACGCCGTCGATACCGGTCGTATCTGTGTTGCCGCGCTGAACTCCCGCAACATCGACTACGTGGCGGACGCCATTGCCCAGGTCATCCGGTAA
- the ftsB gene encoding cell division protein FtsB, translating to MRFLALVLVALIVLIQYPLWFGKGSWSKVWELERQLREAQASNERLRSRNAALDAEVRDLKQGLEAIEERARAELGMIRQDEIFFQVVDPHRGRSTKPFTLNE from the coding sequence ATGCGGTTCCTCGCCCTCGTGCTGGTTGCCCTGATTGTCCTGATTCAATATCCCCTGTGGTTCGGAAAGGGCAGCTGGTCGAAGGTGTGGGAGCTGGAGCGGCAGCTGCGCGAGGCGCAGGCGTCGAACGAGCGCCTGCGTTCGCGCAACGCGGCCCTCGATGCTGAGGTGCGCGATCTCAAACAGGGTCTGGAGGCCATCGAGGAGCGAGCCCGGGCCGAGCTGGGAATGATCCGCCAGGACGAGATCTTTTTCCAGGTGGTGGACCCGCACCGCGGCAGGTCAACGAAGCCCTTTACTCTGAACGAGTAG
- the eno gene encoding phosphopyruvate hydratase translates to MSAIVDVVAREILDSRGNPTVEADVLLESGSMGRAAVPSGASTGQKEAVELRDGDAQRYLGRGVLKAVENVNTEISEAIMGLDAAEQAFIDKTLIELDGTENKSRLGANAILAVSLAVAKAAADEAGLPLYRYLGGVGRTAMPVPMMNIINGGAHANNRLDLQEFMIVPVGAQSFRDALRCGAEVFHALKKLLHEKGMPTTVGDEGGFAPDLSSNEAALELIMQAIEAAGYLPGADVSIAIDCAASEFYENGKYTLESEGRSLRAAEFADYLARWTEKYPIVSIEDGMSETDWEGWKLLTQRLGKTVQLVGDDVFVTNTRILEEGIKQGIGNSILIKVNQIGTLTETLAAIELAKRSGYTAVISHRSGETEDTTIADIAVATGAMQIKTGSLSRSDRLAKYNQLLRIEEDLGDSAFYPGRGAFYQLK, encoded by the coding sequence ATGAGTGCCATTGTCGACGTTGTCGCACGCGAAATTCTCGATTCCCGGGGAAACCCGACGGTAGAAGCGGATGTGCTGCTGGAATCCGGCTCCATGGGCCGCGCCGCCGTTCCCTCCGGGGCCTCCACCGGCCAGAAGGAAGCCGTCGAGCTCCGGGACGGCGACGCCCAGCGTTACCTCGGCCGGGGTGTGTTAAAGGCGGTGGAAAACGTGAACACCGAGATCTCGGAGGCGATTATGGGACTCGACGCCGCCGAGCAGGCTTTTATCGATAAGACCTTGATTGAGCTTGACGGGACCGAGAACAAGTCAAGGCTCGGAGCCAACGCCATCCTGGCGGTCTCCCTCGCGGTGGCCAAGGCGGCCGCCGATGAAGCCGGCCTTCCGCTTTATCGCTATCTGGGCGGCGTCGGGCGGACAGCGATGCCGGTGCCGATGATGAACATCATCAACGGCGGCGCCCACGCCAACAACCGGTTGGACCTGCAGGAGTTCATGATCGTCCCGGTAGGGGCCCAAAGCTTCCGCGACGCCCTGCGTTGCGGGGCTGAGGTGTTCCACGCACTCAAGAAGCTGCTCCACGAAAAGGGGATGCCGACCACAGTCGGGGACGAAGGCGGCTTTGCCCCCGACCTTTCCAGCAACGAGGCGGCGCTGGAGCTGATCATGCAGGCGATCGAAGCGGCCGGCTACCTCCCTGGCGCAGACGTCTCCATCGCCATCGACTGTGCGGCGTCCGAGTTTTACGAAAACGGCAAGTACACGCTCGAGTCCGAAGGGCGTAGCCTGAGGGCGGCGGAATTCGCCGACTATCTGGCCCGCTGGACTGAAAAATACCCCATCGTCAGTATCGAGGATGGAATGAGCGAAACCGACTGGGAGGGCTGGAAACTGCTCACCCAGCGCCTCGGTAAGACGGTTCAGCTCGTAGGTGACGATGTCTTCGTCACGAATACGCGCATTCTGGAAGAAGGAATCAAGCAGGGGATCGGGAATTCGATTCTCATCAAGGTCAACCAGATCGGCACGCTCACCGAGACCCTCGCCGCCATCGAGCTGGCCAAGCGTTCCGGCTACACCGCCGTGATTTCCCATCGCTCAGGGGAAACCGAAGACACCACCATCGCCGACATCGCCGTGGCCACAGGCGCAATGCAGATCAAGACCGGGTCGCTGTCTCGCTCGGACCGCCTTGCGAAATATAATCAGCTGCTACGGATCGAAGAGGATCTGGGCGATTCCGCCTTTTATCCCGGTCGAGGGGCCTTCTACCAATTGAAGTGA
- the kdsA gene encoding 3-deoxy-8-phosphooctulonate synthase, giving the protein MKLCGFEAGLDRPFFLIAGPCVVESLQLAIDTAGRLKEICAGLGIPFIYKSSYDKANRSSGKSFRGLGIEQGLRVLLEVRQQVGVPVLTDVHTESEVPLAAAVVDVLQTPAFLCRQTDFIRAVASAGRPVNIKKGQFLSPWDMRNVVEKAREASGQDNILVCERGVSFGYNNLVSDMRSLMVMRETGCPVVFDATHSVQLPGGQGDRSGGQREFVPVLARAAIAVGVAGLFMETHPNPDEALSDGPNAWPLDRMPELLETLKDIDILVKARGFSEESYLKALAPRLR; this is encoded by the coding sequence GTGAAGCTCTGCGGTTTCGAAGCCGGCCTCGATCGGCCTTTCTTCCTCATCGCGGGCCCCTGCGTCGTGGAGTCGCTGCAACTGGCCATCGACACTGCCGGGCGCTTGAAAGAGATCTGCGCGGGGCTGGGGATTCCGTTCATTTACAAGTCGTCCTACGATAAGGCCAACCGCAGCTCGGGCAAGTCATTCCGGGGCTTAGGGATCGAGCAGGGATTGCGGGTGCTCTTGGAGGTGAGGCAACAAGTGGGCGTGCCGGTTCTCACCGATGTCCATACGGAGAGCGAAGTGCCCCTCGCGGCGGCGGTGGTGGACGTGCTGCAGACGCCGGCGTTCCTGTGCCGCCAAACCGACTTCATCCGCGCTGTCGCTTCCGCGGGGCGTCCGGTCAACATCAAGAAAGGGCAGTTTCTCAGCCCATGGGACATGAGGAACGTGGTCGAAAAAGCGCGCGAAGCAAGCGGCCAGGACAACATCCTGGTATGCGAGCGGGGCGTCTCCTTCGGCTACAACAACCTCGTGTCCGACATGCGCTCGCTGATGGTGATGCGGGAAACCGGCTGCCCCGTGGTGTTCGACGCGACCCACTCGGTCCAGCTTCCGGGCGGTCAGGGGGACCGCAGCGGCGGCCAGCGGGAATTCGTGCCGGTGCTGGCCCGGGCGGCCATCGCCGTGGGGGTCGCCGGCCTCTTCATGGAAACCCACCCGAACCCCGATGAAGCCCTGTCGGATGGCCCCAACGCCTGGCCGCTCGACCGCATGCCCGAGCTTTTAGAGACGTTGAAAGACATCGATATTCTGGTTAAGGCGCGAGGATTTTCCGAGGAGAGCTACCTGAAAGCGCTGGCGCCTCGGCTTCGCTAA
- a CDS encoding CTP synthase, giving the protein MTKFIFVTGGVVSSLGKGTASASLAALLESRGIRVTLIKLDPYINVDPGTMSPFQHGEVFVTEDGAETDLDLGHYERFSQAKMSRRNNFTTGQIYESVIKKERRGDYLGGTVQVIPHITDEIKSFIRAGAGDAEVAIVEIGGTVGDIESLPFLEAVRQMAIQMDRQDTCFIHLTLVPYIPSAGEIKTKPTQHSVKELREIGIQPDVILCRADRPLPAEERRKIALFTNVAEEAVISAVDVDSIYKIPAMLHRQKLDDIVCRRLGLSAPPADLSDWDRLVEALEHPLAEVDIALVGKYVNLTESYKSLSEALTHAGIHTRCRVRIHYIDSENIEREGTGCLRGMDAILVPGGFGKRGVEGKIQAIRYARENRIPYLGICLGLQLAVIEFARHVAGLAGAHSTEFDPNTPYPVIALISEWVNRDGSRELRGPHSDLGGTMRLGGQECELREGTLARRIYNAPRIVERHRHRYEVNNQFVPQLEAAGLRVSGVSAKEQLVEMIELSDHPWFVASQFHPEFTSTPRGGHPLFKAFIQAALEYRRRTRGAPEERGSEAPVGLGTVA; this is encoded by the coding sequence ATGACAAAGTTCATCTTCGTCACTGGCGGTGTTGTCTCCTCCCTGGGTAAAGGCACCGCCTCCGCGTCTCTTGCGGCACTGCTCGAATCCCGCGGCATCAGAGTGACCCTCATCAAGCTGGATCCATACATCAACGTGGACCCAGGCACGATGAGCCCTTTCCAGCATGGCGAGGTGTTCGTGACCGAGGACGGCGCGGAGACCGACTTGGATCTCGGCCACTACGAACGGTTCAGCCAGGCCAAGATGAGCCGCCGCAACAATTTCACGACGGGCCAGATCTACGAAAGCGTGATCAAGAAGGAACGGCGCGGCGACTACTTGGGCGGAACGGTGCAGGTGATCCCGCATATCACAGACGAGATCAAGAGCTTCATCCGCGCCGGCGCTGGCGATGCAGAAGTAGCCATCGTCGAGATCGGCGGCACTGTCGGCGACATCGAGTCACTGCCTTTCCTGGAAGCGGTCCGGCAGATGGCCATCCAGATGGATCGGCAGGATACTTGCTTCATCCATCTGACGCTTGTTCCTTACATCCCGTCGGCGGGGGAAATCAAGACCAAGCCGACGCAGCATTCGGTGAAAGAGTTGCGCGAGATCGGAATTCAACCCGATGTGATCCTGTGCCGGGCGGACCGACCGCTGCCTGCGGAAGAGCGGCGTAAGATCGCGCTGTTCACGAACGTGGCGGAAGAAGCGGTGATTTCGGCGGTGGACGTGGACAGCATCTACAAGATTCCTGCCATGCTCCACCGGCAGAAACTGGACGACATCGTGTGCCGACGGCTGGGGCTGTCCGCGCCACCCGCCGATCTGAGCGACTGGGACCGCCTGGTGGAAGCCTTGGAACACCCGCTCGCCGAGGTCGATATCGCGCTGGTAGGCAAATACGTCAATCTCACCGAATCGTACAAATCCTTGTCCGAGGCGCTGACCCACGCCGGCATCCACACGCGCTGCCGCGTGCGAATTCACTACATTGACTCGGAAAACATCGAGCGGGAAGGCACCGGGTGCCTGCGGGGCATGGACGCCATCCTGGTGCCCGGCGGCTTCGGGAAGCGGGGCGTGGAAGGAAAGATCCAGGCCATCCGCTATGCCCGGGAGAACCGCATCCCCTACTTGGGCATCTGTCTGGGGCTGCAACTGGCGGTCATCGAGTTTGCCCGCCATGTGGCCGGCCTCGCCGGCGCTCACAGCACGGAATTCGACCCGAATACGCCTTATCCCGTGATCGCGCTCATCAGCGAGTGGGTGAACCGCGACGGATCACGGGAGCTGCGCGGCCCTCATTCGGATCTGGGCGGCACCATGCGCCTGGGTGGGCAGGAATGCGAGTTGCGGGAAGGGACCCTGGCGCGCAGGATTTACAATGCGCCCCGCATTGTGGAGCGTCACCGGCACCGCTACGAAGTCAACAATCAGTTCGTGCCTCAGCTCGAGGCCGCTGGTCTGCGGGTGAGCGGAGTGTCGGCCAAGGAGCAGCTCGTGGAGATGATCGAGCTTTCGGACCATCCGTGGTTTGTCGCGAGCCAGTTTCATCCGGAATTCACCTCGACACCCCGCGGCGGTCACCCCTTGTTCAAGGCTTTCATCCAGGCGGCTCTGGAGTACAGGCGCCGCACGCGGGGTGCCCCGGAGGAACGGGGATCCGAAGCCCCCGTCGGACTCGGCACGGTTGCCTGA
- the ppsA gene encoding phosphoenolpyruvate synthase, whose protein sequence is MSERYVVWFDEVGMKDVERVGGKNASLGEMIRHLAHAGVRVPGGFATTARAYRDFLAQGGLDQRIREALARLDVDDVAALARTGAQIRDWIAATPLQPRLQDEITAAYQRLLQESSAELSVAVRSSATAEDLPDASFAGQQETFLNIHGLDNVLEAVKHVFASLFNDRAIAYRVHKGFDHAQVALSAGVQRMVRSDLASSGVMFTLDTESGFDQVVFITAAYGLGETVVQGQVNPDEFYVYKRGLKEGRPAILRRARGSKAIKMVFTEAREAGRSVRTVEVPEEERRRFSISDAEVTELARYALAIEAHYGRPMDIEWGKDGIDGKLYILQARPETVKARGAMDGMQRYRLKQRSQLLVSGRAIGQKVGSGPVRLIKDASEMSRVQPGDVLVTDMTDPDWEPVMKRAAAIVTNRGGRTCHAAIIARELGIPAVVGTGDATRVLKDGQQVTVSCAEGDTGNVYEGILEVEVVDVAPQSMPPCPLKITMNVGNPELAFEFQRLPNEGVGLARLEFIIARMIGVHPKAVLEYPHLPADVKQAVERQSAGYASPAAFYVEKLTEGIATLGAAFWPKPVIVRLSDFKSNEYSSLIGGERYEPKEENPMLGFRGASRYVAPSFRDCFEIECRALKRVRDEMGLTNVEIMVPFVRTLEEAQQVLDLLAENGLKRGQNGLRIIMMCEIPSNALLADQFLEYFDGFSIGSNDMTQLTLALDRDSGLVAELFDERDPAVKAMLRMAIQACRRAGKYVGICGQGPSDHPDLARWLMEEGIESLSLNPDTVVETWLYLANQAKKTSPATV, encoded by the coding sequence ATGAGCGAGCGGTACGTGGTGTGGTTCGACGAGGTGGGCATGAAGGACGTAGAGCGCGTGGGCGGCAAGAACGCTTCGCTCGGCGAAATGATCCGCCACCTCGCCCACGCCGGCGTACGGGTGCCGGGCGGCTTCGCGACGACGGCTCGCGCGTACCGGGATTTTCTGGCCCAGGGGGGGCTCGACCAGCGTATCCGCGAAGCGCTGGCACGGCTCGATGTGGACGACGTCGCGGCGCTCGCGCGCACCGGCGCGCAGATCCGTGACTGGATTGCGGCAACCCCCCTCCAGCCGCGTCTCCAGGACGAGATCACAGCGGCCTATCAGCGCCTGCTCCAGGAAAGCAGCGCCGAGCTTTCGGTCGCAGTGCGTTCTTCTGCCACGGCCGAGGATCTGCCGGATGCTTCGTTCGCGGGCCAGCAGGAAACCTTCCTCAACATCCACGGCCTGGACAACGTACTGGAGGCGGTCAAACACGTATTCGCATCGCTGTTCAACGACCGCGCCATCGCCTATCGGGTGCACAAGGGTTTCGATCATGCCCAGGTGGCCCTGTCCGCCGGGGTTCAGCGCATGGTCCGCAGCGACCTGGCCTCGAGCGGCGTCATGTTCACGCTGGACACCGAATCAGGGTTTGACCAGGTGGTATTCATCACCGCCGCGTACGGCTTGGGCGAGACGGTGGTCCAGGGCCAGGTGAATCCGGACGAGTTCTATGTCTACAAGCGGGGGCTCAAGGAGGGGCGGCCCGCCATTTTGCGGCGGGCGCGGGGATCGAAGGCCATCAAAATGGTGTTCACCGAGGCGAGGGAGGCCGGCCGCTCGGTGCGTACGGTGGAGGTGCCGGAGGAGGAGCGGCGCCGCTTTTCCATCAGCGATGCCGAGGTCACGGAGCTTGCCCGCTACGCCCTGGCGATCGAAGCCCACTACGGCCGACCGATGGATATCGAGTGGGGCAAAGACGGGATCGACGGCAAGCTCTATATCCTCCAAGCGAGACCGGAGACGGTAAAAGCGCGAGGCGCGATGGATGGAATGCAGCGCTACCGGCTCAAGCAGCGCTCCCAGCTATTGGTGTCGGGCCGCGCCATCGGACAGAAAGTGGGTTCCGGTCCGGTGCGGCTGATCAAGGACGCCTCCGAGATGTCCCGGGTTCAGCCGGGCGACGTGCTGGTCACCGACATGACGGACCCCGACTGGGAGCCGGTGATGAAGCGGGCGGCCGCCATCGTGACCAACCGCGGTGGACGCACTTGCCACGCGGCCATCATTGCCCGTGAGCTCGGCATTCCCGCAGTGGTGGGAACGGGCGACGCCACCCGTGTCCTCAAGGATGGTCAGCAGGTGACCGTTTCATGCGCCGAAGGGGACACAGGCAATGTCTACGAAGGGATACTGGAAGTGGAAGTCGTCGATGTGGCGCCTCAGTCCATGCCGCCGTGTCCCCTCAAAATCACCATGAACGTCGGCAACCCCGAACTCGCGTTCGAGTTCCAGCGGCTGCCGAATGAAGGAGTGGGGCTTGCGCGGTTGGAGTTCATCATCGCGCGCATGATCGGTGTCCACCCGAAGGCCGTGCTGGAGTATCCCCATCTGCCGGCGGACGTGAAGCAAGCGGTAGAGCGCCAGAGCGCTGGTTACGCCAGCCCAGCGGCGTTCTACGTGGAGAAGCTCACCGAAGGCATCGCGACGCTGGGCGCGGCCTTTTGGCCCAAGCCGGTGATCGTGCGGTTGTCGGACTTCAAGTCGAACGAGTACTCAAGCCTGATCGGGGGCGAGCGCTACGAACCGAAAGAAGAGAACCCGATGCTAGGGTTCCGGGGCGCTTCCCGCTATGTCGCACCCTCGTTCCGGGACTGCTTCGAGATCGAGTGCCGCGCCCTCAAGCGGGTGCGCGACGAGATGGGGCTCACCAACGTGGAAATCATGGTGCCGTTCGTGCGCACGCTGGAAGAGGCGCAGCAGGTGCTGGATCTGCTGGCGGAAAACGGGCTCAAGCGAGGCCAGAACGGTCTGCGCATCATCATGATGTGCGAGATTCCTTCCAACGCGCTGCTGGCCGACCAGTTCCTTGAATATTTCGACGGGTTCTCGATCGGCTCCAACGACATGACGCAGCTCACCCTGGCCCTCGACCGGGACTCGGGACTGGTGGCGGAGCTGTTCGACGAACGCGACCCCGCGGTAAAAGCCATGCTGCGCATGGCGATCCAAGCATGCCGGCGAGCGGGGAAATACGTGGGCATTTGCGGCCAGGGTCCGTCGGATCACCCGGATCTCGCGCGCTGGCTCATGGAGGAGGGAATCGAGAGCCTGTCCCTCAACCCCGACACGGTGGTCGAGACCTGGCTGTACCTGGCCAACCAAGCGAAAAAGACAAGTCCCGCCACGGTATAG